The Acidobacteriota bacterium nucleotide sequence CGGCCACGCCGTCGGAATCGGCCGGCGTGTCGTCGGTCTTGTACATCTCTTCGCGGAAGATCATGCACACGACGTCGGCGTCCTGTTCGAGGGCGCCCGACTCACGCAGGTCCGACAGCATGGGGCGCTTGTCGGAACGCGCCTCGGGCGCGCGCGACAGCTGCGACAGCACGATAATCGGCACGCTCAGTTCCTTGGCCAGGCCCTTGAGCGAGCGCGAAATCGACGCCAGTTCCAGGTTGCGGTTCTCGAACCGGCCGCGGCCGGTCATCAGCTGCACGTAGTCGATCGCCAGCAGGTTCAGGCCGTGCTCGGCCTTGAGCCGGCGCGCCTTGGCGCGCATTTCCATCACGCCGATGCCGGCGGTGTCGTCCACGAACAGCTGGCCTTCGCTGAGCGTTTCGAGCGCGTGCGTAATCAGACCGTATTCCTTCTGGCCGATCTGCCCGCTCAACAGCCGGTACATGTCGATCTTCGCCTCCGATGCGAGCATGCGCATGAACAGCGATTCCTTCGACATTTCGAGGCTGAAGAAACCGGCGACGCCGCCGTGCGTGGCCACGTACTGGCAGATGTTCAGCACCAGGCTGGTCTTGCCCATCGACGGACGGGCGGCAACGATCACCAGGTCGCCCGCCTGCAGGCCGCGGGTCTTGCGGTCGATGTCTTCGAACCCGGTCGGCACGCCGGTGACGAAGGTCTTATTCTCGAACAGCTTCTCGATCTTGGGGAAGCTCTCGCGCACCAGGTCGCGCATGTGCACGAAGCCTGACTTGATGCGGTCCTCGGCCACCGCGAAGATCGCGCTTTCGGCCTCGTCCAGGATCAGGTCGGCTTCCTGGTCGGCCTCGTAGGCGTTCGAGACAATCTTGTTGGCCGAGAAGATCAGGCTGCGCAGCGTGGCCTTTTCCTTGACGATCTGCGCGTAGTACTCGACGTTGGTCGAGCGCGGCACGCCGTCGACCAGCGACGCGATGTAGGCAGGACCGCCCACCTCGTCCAGCTCGCCGGCCCGCTCGAGCTCTTCCTTGAGCGTGACCAGATCGATCGGCTGGCTGCGCTCCGACAGGTCGGACATCCGCTCGTAAATGCGCCGGTGCGCATCACGGAAGAATGCCTTGCTGTCGAGCATGGCCGCCGCGACGTTGTAAGTGTCGTTGTCGATCAGGATGGCGCCCAGCACCGAACGCTCTGCCTCGAGGTTATGAGGCAGGGTGCGTTGCGGTGCTGGTGCCGCGATTTCGGCCATGGCCGTAAAACGCT carries:
- the dnaB gene encoding replicative DNA helicase; this translates as MAEIAAPAPQRTLPHNLEAERSVLGAILIDNDTYNVAAAMLDSKAFFRDAHRRIYERMSDLSERSQPIDLVTLKEELERAGELDEVGGPAYIASLVDGVPRSTNVEYYAQIVKEKATLRSLIFSANKIVSNAYEADQEADLILDEAESAIFAVAEDRIKSGFVHMRDLVRESFPKIEKLFENKTFVTGVPTGFEDIDRKTRGLQAGDLVIVAARPSMGKTSLVLNICQYVATHGGVAGFFSLEMSKESLFMRMLASEAKIDMYRLLSGQIGQKEYGLITHALETLSEGQLFVDDTAGIGVMEMRAKARRLKAEHGLNLLAIDYVQLMTGRGRFENRNLELASISRSLKGLAKELSVPIIVLSQLSRAPEARSDKRPMLSDLRESGALEQDADVVCMIFREEMYKTDDTPADSDGVAEIISAKQRNGPTGTVKLTFLREQTRFANYSGPGYAVSDD